In a genomic window of Aggregatimonas sangjinii:
- the era gene encoding GTPase Era, whose translation MAAHKAGFVNIIGNPNVGKSTLMNAFVGEKLSIITSKAQTTRHRILGIVNGEDFQVILSDTPGIIKPAYELQSSMMGFVKSAFEDADVLLYMVEIGEKALKDERFFDKIKSTNIPVLLLLNKIDGATQELLEEQVQYWQQELPLVEIHPISALNNFNVRGVFERIIELLPEAPPYYPKDQLTDKPERFFVNETIREKILMHYKKEIPYSVEIETEEFVEDEDIIRMRAVIMVERDSQKGIIIGHKGSALKRVGVEARKDLEKFFGKQVHIELYVKVNKNWRSDARQLKRFGYNG comes from the coding sequence ATGGCAGCGCATAAAGCAGGATTCGTAAATATAATAGGTAATCCCAATGTCGGTAAATCGACCTTGATGAATGCCTTTGTGGGAGAAAAGCTCTCGATCATCACCTCCAAAGCGCAGACGACAAGGCACCGTATCCTCGGGATTGTGAATGGTGAGGATTTTCAGGTGATTTTGTCCGATACGCCAGGAATTATCAAACCCGCGTATGAGCTGCAAAGTTCGATGATGGGTTTCGTGAAATCGGCTTTTGAAGATGCCGATGTACTCCTGTACATGGTCGAGATTGGGGAGAAGGCTTTGAAAGACGAACGCTTTTTCGATAAGATAAAGAGTACGAATATTCCCGTACTGTTGTTATTGAATAAAATTGATGGTGCAACCCAAGAACTTCTGGAAGAACAGGTACAATACTGGCAGCAGGAACTTCCCCTTGTCGAAATACATCCGATTTCAGCCTTGAATAACTTTAATGTAAGAGGTGTTTTTGAACGGATTATCGAATTACTACCCGAGGCACCTCCGTATTACCCTAAAGACCAGCTCACCGATAAACCCGAACGGTTTTTCGTGAACGAGACCATTCGGGAAAAAATATTAATGCATTACAAAAAAGAAATTCCCTATTCGGTGGAAATCGAGACTGAAGAGTTCGTTGAGGATGAGGATATTATTCGCATGCGGGCGGTCATTATGGTAGAGCGCGATTCCCAAAAGGGAATAATCATCGGTCATAAGGGGAGCGCATTAAAAAGGGTAGGGGTCGAGGCCCGAAAAGACCTTGAAAAATTCTTTGGAAAACAGGTGCATATCGAGTTGTATGTTAAGGTGAACAAAAACTGGAGGAGCGATGCCCGTCAGTTGAAACGATTTGGATACAACGGATAG
- the der gene encoding ribosome biogenesis GTPase Der, whose protein sequence is MGAIVAIVGRPNVGKSTFFNRLIQRREAIVDAVSGVTRDRHYGKSDWNGKEFSLIDTGGYVLGSDDVFEKEIDKQVELAIDEADAIIFMVDVEAGVTGMDEDVAKLLRRVKKPVFLAINKVDNAKRSADAVEFYALGLGEYYELSSINGSGTGELLDALVEVLPEKEDTVDDLPRFAVVGRPNAGKSSFINALIGEERYIVTDIAGTTRDSIDTKYNRFGFEFNLVDTAGIRRKAKVKEDLEFYSVMRSVRAIEHCDVCILVMDATRGFDGQVANIFWLAHRNNKGIVILVNKWDLVEDKETNTMKQYTQKIKEAIEPFIDVPILFISVLNKQRIFKAIETAVSVYQNRSKKIKTGKFNDVMLPLIEKYGPPAYKGKYVKIKFCMQLPTPYPQFAFFCNLPQYVREPYKRYLENQIRENFDFTGVPITIFMRKK, encoded by the coding sequence ATGGGAGCTATTGTAGCCATTGTGGGAAGACCAAATGTTGGGAAATCGACTTTCTTTAATCGATTGATCCAACGTAGGGAAGCCATCGTAGATGCCGTAAGCGGGGTAACTCGTGATCGACATTACGGAAAGAGCGATTGGAATGGGAAGGAATTCTCTTTAATCGATACAGGAGGTTATGTGCTGGGCAGTGATGATGTCTTTGAAAAGGAAATCGATAAACAAGTAGAATTGGCGATCGACGAGGCGGATGCCATCATCTTTATGGTTGACGTAGAAGCCGGGGTAACCGGAATGGACGAAGATGTGGCGAAATTATTACGGCGCGTTAAAAAACCGGTCTTTTTGGCCATAAATAAAGTAGATAACGCCAAGCGCTCGGCCGATGCCGTAGAATTCTATGCGTTAGGGTTGGGAGAATACTATGAGCTTTCGAGCATCAACGGGAGTGGTACGGGCGAACTGCTTGACGCATTGGTGGAAGTCTTGCCCGAAAAGGAAGATACAGTCGATGACTTACCGCGATTCGCAGTGGTCGGGAGGCCGAATGCCGGGAAATCATCATTTATAAATGCTTTGATCGGAGAGGAACGATATATCGTAACGGATATCGCGGGCACCACCCGAGACAGTATCGATACGAAATACAATCGATTCGGATTCGAGTTCAATTTGGTCGATACGGCAGGGATTCGCCGGAAGGCAAAAGTAAAGGAAGACTTGGAGTTCTACTCGGTCATGCGTTCGGTACGTGCCATAGAGCATTGCGACGTTTGCATTTTGGTAATGGATGCCACTCGCGGTTTTGATGGGCAGGTCGCCAATATTTTTTGGTTGGCGCATCGCAACAATAAAGGGATAGTCATTTTAGTAAACAAATGGGATTTGGTCGAAGACAAAGAGACCAACACCATGAAGCAGTATACGCAAAAAATCAAGGAGGCCATAGAGCCCTTCATCGATGTACCCATCCTGTTCATTTCCGTTTTGAACAAACAACGTATTTTCAAGGCTATTGAAACCGCTGTATCGGTATATCAGAATCGAAGTAAAAAAATCAAGACTGGAAAGTTTAATGATGTGATGTTGCCGCTAATCGAAAAATACGGTCCACCGGCCTACAAGGGGAAATACGTAAAAATCAAATTCTGCATGCAATTGCCAACGCCTTATCCGCAGTTTGCTTTTTTCTGTAACTTACCGCAATACGTCAGGGAACCGTATAAACGGTATCTGGAAAATCAGATTCGAGAAAATTTTGACTTTACCGGAGTGCCCATTACCATCTTTATGCGAAAGAAGTAA
- a CDS encoding thrombospondin type 3 repeat-containing protein, translating to MPEIYRTPPAHKKVTQCVAFCLLALMLFFIGSCEKDEEVAQFDLNTTVSPSEGGTISISSGTFDSGEEVTLTATPSEGYVFINWSGAVTGDQNPIKVVFNADKNISANFEKMDSDADGVPDDIDLCDDTVSGQMVDAQGCSSAQKDSDGDGVTDDTDNCNDTPAGVIVDEEGCAEGVNNDSDGDGVTDSLDECPDTPNGETVDENGCSDGQRGDDSDGDGITDNLDECPETPSGEIVDESGCSDSQKDADNDGVPDSSDTCEATPEGETVDENGCSDSQKDSDGDGITDDLDECADTPMGETVDEKGCSADQKDTDGDGVPDLIDQCPETPEGEPVDDEGCSLVARTFVPDDNFEQQLIDLGYDDVLDDYVITENIIAVTNLGLNGVNSDVTDLTGLEDFVSLTSLFIANMTTTSIDLGNHPLLKRFNMNVSQVEELLADSHENIEEIGNNASRVANAIITDCPKLASMFMRESDYDNLVFTDNPLMIFLGGIDDAFFGTVRVENCSQFTGISGVRSLEIVNCESVTSIFYNPQAFASFGIQDITLRGNQNLTEIVVQNAGLNSLLISESDALSTITLENNPITSLDISTLPNLENLTVVENNLNCIQVNQSQLDAIPATWSVGAAVYSLDCDQ from the coding sequence ATGCCCGAAATTTATCGAACCCCCCCAGCCCACAAAAAAGTAACACAATGCGTTGCATTTTGCCTCTTGGCACTGATGCTCTTTTTTATCGGGTCTTGTGAAAAAGACGAAGAAGTCGCGCAATTCGATCTCAATACTACGGTGTCCCCTTCCGAAGGTGGAACAATATCCATTTCCAGTGGAACTTTCGATTCCGGAGAAGAGGTTACTTTGACCGCTACCCCCTCGGAAGGATATGTTTTCATCAATTGGAGTGGCGCCGTTACCGGCGACCAAAATCCAATAAAAGTAGTTTTTAATGCCGACAAGAATATTTCCGCGAATTTCGAAAAGATGGATAGCGATGCCGATGGGGTTCCAGATGACATCGATTTATGTGATGACACGGTATCCGGGCAAATGGTCGATGCCCAAGGTTGTTCTTCAGCGCAGAAAGATTCTGACGGCGACGGGGTAACCGATGACACGGACAATTGCAACGATACCCCTGCCGGAGTAATCGTAGACGAAGAGGGCTGTGCGGAGGGCGTGAATAATGATAGTGATGGCGATGGTGTTACGGATAGCTTGGACGAATGCCCTGATACCCCAAACGGTGAAACGGTGGACGAAAATGGATGCAGTGACGGCCAAAGAGGGGATGATAGCGATGGTGACGGGATTACCGATAACCTAGACGAATGTCCCGAAACACCAAGCGGAGAAATCGTAGACGAAAGTGGTTGTAGCGATAGTCAAAAAGATGCCGATAACGATGGGGTTCCCGACAGTTCCGATACCTGCGAGGCCACTCCGGAAGGAGAAACAGTCGATGAAAATGGATGTAGTGATAGCCAGAAAGATAGCGATGGCGACGGAATTACCGATGACTTGGATGAATGTGCCGATACGCCAATGGGAGAGACCGTGGACGAAAAGGGATGCAGTGCCGATCAAAAGGACACGGATGGCGATGGCGTTCCCGACCTAATTGATCAATGCCCGGAAACCCCGGAAGGAGAACCGGTAGATGACGAAGGCTGTTCATTGGTGGCCCGAACCTTTGTACCGGACGACAACTTTGAGCAGCAACTTATTGATTTGGGCTATGACGATGTTCTTGACGATTATGTAATTACCGAAAATATTATTGCCGTAACGAATTTAGGCCTGAATGGCGTAAACAGCGATGTGACCGACCTTACCGGATTAGAGGACTTTGTATCGCTTACCTCCTTGTTTATAGCAAATATGACCACTACCTCGATTGATCTGGGGAATCATCCGCTTTTAAAAAGGTTCAATATGAACGTTAGTCAGGTCGAAGAACTATTGGCTGATTCCCATGAAAACATAGAGGAAATAGGAAATAATGCTTCCCGAGTGGCAAATGCCATAATTACCGATTGCCCAAAGCTTGCAAGTATGTTCATGCGGGAATCGGACTATGATAATTTGGTATTTACCGATAATCCGCTTATGATATTTTTAGGGGGCATAGACGATGCTTTTTTTGGCACTGTAAGAGTTGAAAATTGTTCCCAATTTACTGGAATATCCGGAGTACGATCTTTGGAAATCGTAAATTGTGAAAGCGTCACAAGTATTTTTTATAATCCCCAAGCGTTTGCCAGCTTTGGTATTCAGGATATTACCCTGAGAGGAAATCAAAACCTAACCGAAATAGTCGTTCAAAATGCAGGTTTGAATTCCCTACTGATTTCTGAGAGTGATGCCCTTTCGACAATCACCTTGGAAAATAACCCCATAACTTCACTCGACATATCGACCCTGCCGAATCTGGAAAACCTAACCGTTGTTGAGAATAATCTGAATTGTATTCAAGTAAACCAAAGCCAGTTGGATGCTATTCCTGCTACCTGGTCGGTTGGCGCTGCCGTTTACTCTTTAGATTGCGACCAATAA
- a CDS encoding thrombospondin type 3 repeat-containing protein, producing MCLLFFTCSKDEKVEQFKVNASANPTEGGTVSPLEGTYDLRKEVTLTATASEGFQFKNWSGGISENNNPITVEITANISIIANFERSDSDGDGVTDDVDQCEDTAIGQTVDSQGCSGAQKDSDGDGVTDEKDNCNNTPSGVIVGEDGCQEVENDDTDDDGIPNTLDTCPDTPDGQIVDENGCSDNQRGEDSDGDGVADNLDECPDTPSGEDVNTAGCGDSQQDDDKDGVPDSSDNCEATPAGESVDVDGCSDSQKDSDGDGITDNRDSCPGTESGMTVNSQGCSSAQRDTDNDGVTDDVDLCPETTTGESVDIDGCSDTQKDSDGDGVNDSLDQCPETSTGDSVDEEGCTLAARTFVPDDAFEQQLIDLGYDDILDDYVLTENINTVTSLEIVGTNDGMDLTGLQGFSRIVSLRIGGNVGSINLSNHPLLESFIVEFGEVEELAAISHPNIKEFTLFNGTINNTVLEDCANLAVFFNQDAYYDNIIISNLPLLTFVGGLDISFQNLRIENCPQLNGVGGVNGGYGDLEIINCVNLERIGFISGGLNSSVRNLTLEKNDNLTSVMVTYDRFQSLDISANNSITNLNIQSNSLTSLYVGQNTNLINLNVQGDNLDCIGVNEEQLNNVPETWSVGANTTYSLNCLIDN from the coding sequence ATGTGTTTACTTTTCTTCACTTGTAGCAAAGACGAAAAGGTTGAACAATTCAAAGTAAACGCATCGGCCAACCCAACAGAAGGTGGTACGGTTTCCCCTTTAGAAGGCACCTATGATTTAAGAAAAGAAGTCACTCTGACTGCCACGGCTTCAGAAGGGTTTCAGTTTAAAAATTGGAGTGGTGGTATCTCAGAAAATAACAATCCAATAACTGTAGAAATAACCGCCAACATATCAATCATCGCTAATTTTGAGAGATCAGACTCTGATGGAGACGGCGTGACCGATGATGTGGACCAATGTGAGGATACGGCAATTGGGCAAACCGTAGACTCCCAAGGCTGTTCCGGGGCGCAAAAAGATTCCGATGGAGATGGTGTAACGGATGAAAAGGATAATTGTAACAATACGCCCTCGGGGGTTATTGTAGGAGAAGATGGTTGCCAAGAGGTCGAAAATGATGATACTGATGATGACGGAATACCAAACACCTTAGATACTTGCCCGGATACTCCAGATGGGCAGATCGTTGATGAAAACGGTTGTAGTGATAACCAACGAGGTGAAGATAGTGATGGCGATGGTGTTGCGGATAACTTGGACGAATGCCCAGATACACCTAGCGGTGAGGACGTCAATACCGCTGGTTGTGGTGACAGTCAACAAGATGACGATAAGGACGGCGTTCCAGACAGTTCCGATAATTGTGAGGCCACTCCAGCTGGAGAATCGGTGGATGTCGATGGCTGTTCAGATTCCCAAAAAGATAGTGATGGCGATGGTATAACTGATAATCGGGATAGTTGTCCCGGTACTGAAAGTGGTATGACCGTTAATTCACAAGGGTGTTCCTCCGCACAAAGGGATACCGACAATGACGGTGTAACCGATGATGTGGATCTATGTCCTGAAACTACCACTGGTGAAAGTGTAGATATAGATGGTTGTTCGGATACCCAAAAAGATAGCGATGGAGACGGTGTTAATGATAGTTTGGATCAATGTCCTGAAACTTCAACCGGGGATAGCGTAGACGAGGAGGGCTGTACCTTGGCAGCAAGAACCTTTGTTCCCGATGATGCTTTTGAACAGCAGTTGATTGATTTGGGTTACGATGATATTTTGGACGACTACGTTTTGACTGAAAATATTAACACCGTTACATCCTTAGAAATTGTTGGCACCAATGATGGAATGGATTTGACAGGTTTACAAGGTTTTTCGAGAATAGTATCCTTGCGAATTGGCGGAAACGTTGGGAGTATCAATCTATCTAATCATCCTCTGTTAGAATCTTTTATCGTGGAGTTTGGCGAAGTTGAAGAATTAGCAGCAATTTCTCATCCCAACATAAAAGAATTTACGCTATTTAACGGAACAATAAATAATACGGTACTTGAGGATTGCGCGAATTTGGCAGTTTTTTTTAATCAAGATGCGTATTATGATAATATCATAATATCGAATTTGCCATTGTTGACATTTGTTGGCGGTCTAGATATAAGTTTTCAAAATCTTCGAATTGAGAATTGTCCTCAACTCAATGGAGTGGGTGGAGTTAATGGTGGTTATGGCGATTTAGAGATAATCAATTGCGTAAATTTAGAAAGAATTGGTTTTATAAGTGGTGGACTGAATAGTTCAGTTCGAAACTTAACTTTAGAGAAAAATGATAACTTGACCTCTGTTATGGTTACCTATGATAGATTTCAGTCTTTGGATATCTCAGCTAACAACAGCATAACCAATCTTAACATTCAGAGCAATTCTCTTACCTCACTTTATGTAGGTCAGAATACGAATTTAATTAATCTGAATGTCCAAGGAGATAATTTAGATTGTATAGGTGTAAATGAAGAACAGCTGAATAATGTGCCGGAAACTTGGTCTGTGGGCGCAAATACGACGTATTCTTTAAACTGTTTAATTGATAACTGA
- a CDS encoding TPM domain-containing protein — MILKILRIFLFVLALLIAGCKSKQGRTTDEQLFPANENGTIVNDYSAIFSKEEEAVLSKKLYDYEIATSHQIVFVSIDSIAPYSDIQKYATDLSNYWGVGQKDKNNGLMIVLSKPLRQVGIATSLVTEKILTDSICSQVINTTMISNFKEALYFKGISNGIDSLIVNWNQ; from the coding sequence ATGATTCTTAAAATCCTTCGGATATTCCTTTTTGTCTTGGCCTTACTTATCGCGGGCTGCAAATCAAAACAGGGACGCACTACCGACGAGCAACTTTTCCCCGCCAATGAAAACGGAACTATCGTTAACGATTACTCCGCTATTTTTTCAAAGGAAGAAGAGGCAGTCCTTTCCAAAAAACTGTACGATTATGAAATTGCCACGAGCCATCAAATCGTCTTTGTCAGCATCGACTCCATCGCTCCCTATTCCGATATTCAAAAATACGCCACCGATTTGTCCAACTATTGGGGTGTTGGTCAGAAGGATAAGAACAATGGCCTTATGATAGTACTATCCAAACCGTTGCGGCAAGTAGGTATCGCTACCAGTCTAGTCACGGAAAAGATTTTGACGGATAGTATTTGCAGTCAAGTTATAAACACTACTATGATTTCGAATTTTAAAGAAGCTCTGTATTTCAAAGGCATTTCAAACGGAATTGATTCCTTGATTGTTAATTGGAACCAATGA
- a CDS encoding TPM domain-containing protein: protein MKFQKASLICFLLCGLSFGFAQYTIPEKPKLQTSVYDYVNLLSENQKQRLEQKLIRYSDSTSTQIVVAIIASTKGEDIDYLGAQWGQKWGIGQDGKDNGVLVLLARNDRRIAISTGYGVEGALTDAMSRRIIQNIIIPQFKQNNYYGGLDAGSDAIFEALNGEFNEDRSFENGNGFSLAPFLPFIIFFIILIILSRRNRRGGGRNGGRRSSGLDLWDIIILSNMGRSSGSGGFGGSGGGFGGGSGGGFGGGFGGGGFGGGGASGGW from the coding sequence ATGAAATTTCAAAAAGCTAGCCTGATATGCTTTCTACTCTGTGGGCTGAGCTTTGGTTTTGCGCAATACACCATTCCGGAAAAACCTAAACTGCAGACCAGCGTTTACGATTATGTAAACCTCTTGTCCGAGAATCAAAAGCAGCGTCTTGAGCAAAAATTGATTCGATATTCCGACAGTACTTCGACCCAAATCGTGGTCGCCATCATCGCATCTACCAAAGGCGAAGACATCGATTACCTAGGGGCACAATGGGGCCAAAAGTGGGGTATCGGACAAGACGGGAAAGATAATGGTGTGCTGGTGCTTCTCGCCCGCAACGACCGTAGGATAGCAATCAGCACGGGTTATGGGGTAGAAGGCGCCTTGACGGATGCCATGTCACGAAGAATCATACAAAACATTATCATTCCCCAATTCAAACAGAACAATTATTACGGAGGCCTCGATGCAGGGTCGGATGCTATTTTCGAGGCATTGAACGGTGAGTTCAATGAAGACCGATCTTTCGAAAATGGCAACGGTTTTTCCCTCGCGCCCTTTCTGCCTTTTATCATCTTTTTTATCATTCTGATTATCCTATCCCGTAGAAATCGAAGGGGAGGCGGTCGTAATGGCGGTAGAAGGTCTTCAGGTCTTGACCTTTGGGATATTATCATTCTCAGCAATATGGGTCGTAGTAGTGGTTCTGGAGGTTTTGGCGGAAGCGGCGGCGGATTCGGTGGAGGTTCAGGTGGTGGCTTCGGAGGAGGTTTTGGCGGCGGGGGCTTCGGTGGTGGTGGCGCCTCTGGAGGATGGTAG
- a CDS encoding TPM domain-containing protein has translation MSRVEDFLTPDDEQEIVQAILKAEKKTSGEIRVHIESHTRLDHFERAKEVFHLLKMDNTKDENGVLIYVAVNDRKFAIYGDRGIDKVVPDNFWDRSKDTIQAHFKKGDYKEGIIDGVLMAGKELETYFPWRHGDTNELSNEISKS, from the coding sequence ATGTCAAGAGTAGAGGATTTTTTAACGCCCGACGACGAACAGGAAATTGTCCAGGCTATTCTGAAGGCGGAGAAAAAGACCTCAGGTGAAATTCGTGTACATATCGAATCACATACCCGATTAGACCATTTTGAACGTGCCAAGGAAGTCTTCCATTTATTGAAAATGGATAATACCAAAGACGAAAACGGGGTGCTCATTTATGTGGCGGTAAACGATAGAAAGTTCGCTATTTACGGGGACCGTGGAATCGATAAGGTTGTGCCCGATAACTTTTGGGACCGCTCAAAGGACACCATACAGGCCCACTTTAAAAAAGGGGATTATAAAGAGGGCATCATAGACGGCGTGCTTATGGCCGGAAAAGAGCTGGAAACCTATTTTCCATGGCGACATGGCGATACAAATGAACTGAGCAATGAAATTTCAAAAAGCTAG
- a CDS encoding LemA family protein: MKKGLIVLIIVAVLGVALYQWAVGFNNTAVEYEADAKTAWSNVESAYQRRNDLIGNLVKTVQGAADFERGTLTDVIEARAKATATNIDAGNLTPEKMAAFQEAQSGLTGALSKLMVVVERYPDLKANQNFLELQSQLEGTENRINVERNRYNEKVNIYDIHTTKFPGKLLAGVFGFDEMARYNADAGSENAPDVDFDFN, encoded by the coding sequence ATGAAAAAAGGATTAATCGTATTGATCATCGTAGCCGTCCTCGGTGTCGCATTGTACCAATGGGCCGTAGGATTTAATAATACTGCCGTAGAATACGAGGCGGATGCCAAGACCGCATGGTCTAATGTAGAAAGTGCCTACCAACGTAGAAACGACCTTATCGGGAATTTGGTCAAGACCGTTCAGGGCGCCGCTGATTTTGAACGAGGTACCTTAACGGATGTTATAGAGGCCCGTGCCAAGGCCACGGCTACCAATATCGATGCTGGGAACCTAACTCCCGAGAAAATGGCCGCCTTTCAAGAGGCACAAAGCGGGCTAACCGGCGCTTTAAGCAAACTTATGGTCGTTGTAGAACGGTATCCCGACCTAAAGGCAAACCAGAACTTCTTGGAACTGCAATCACAATTAGAAGGTACCGAAAACCGAATAAATGTTGAACGCAACCGATATAACGAGAAAGTAAATATCTACGACATACATACTACCAAATTTCCGGGTAAATTATTGGCCGGGGTGTTCGGCTTTGATGAAATGGCCCGTTACAATGCCGATGCCGGTTCTGAAAACGCCCCGGACGTAGACTTTGACTTCAACTAG
- a CDS encoding MerR family transcriptional regulator, protein MQVELPEKLYYGIGEVARAFDVNTSLIRFWEKEFDVLKPKKNAKGNRKFTPQDITNLKLIFHLVKERGFTLEGAKIHLKENKRKTLSNFELIQKLERVKTELTRIKDQL, encoded by the coding sequence ATGCAAGTAGAACTTCCAGAAAAACTGTATTATGGTATCGGTGAAGTCGCCAGGGCCTTCGATGTGAATACCTCTCTTATCCGATTTTGGGAAAAGGAATTCGATGTATTAAAACCGAAGAAAAACGCCAAAGGCAACCGAAAATTCACCCCTCAGGATATTACCAATCTCAAATTGATATTTCACCTGGTCAAGGAAAGAGGGTTCACCTTGGAAGGTGCGAAAATCCATTTAAAAGAGAACAAACGCAAAACGCTTAGCAATTTTGAATTGATCCAAAAACTGGAACGGGTCAAAACTGAACTCACCAGAATCAAAGACCAACTTTGA